The Salvia miltiorrhiza cultivar Shanhuang (shh) chromosome 1, IMPLAD_Smil_shh, whole genome shotgun sequence genome has a window encoding:
- the LOC130999817 gene encoding uncharacterized protein LOC130999817 → MDSGRLPHGDHDRSALNLPIISNNFTRSSPAKSSKFEVPTGDEKNPSGIDKTVMVEEGVPTSAKEAPISSSGKTNTMNYAAALGPRVRKPDLPAHRFQALHTSSSGGIDTLKIPSDFLQQRVMEFKFALIGRLMLRKGSKPRLTQDLKAELQKFWNTSQEWQLIPMGKGFFTLKFSSMADKKVAKEKLNLDISNGCLRLREWVPKFDPYKECSLLAQVWVRIYYLPIELWHPEVIAAVGRYLGNPIRIDGGSADRDVGHYARALIEIDLALPLRESLMIDEDNSSIYIEFSYESLPTFCNHCKIVGHTPDKCRKLKQREDLKNKKKMGETSLGDKDGGLTQDRQQSTVDTSKKCSEGDSAARVAATETSRSKEQTDIPNKVATGNSFLALSDTEQTGPDLLEQILVDTSETKHDNIINIDPDQDGQQSDTLRLKGGMSQDHNSDLKVLALENAVKIQKLEAYIQEQEVNKRRGRPSGSRRGGKTLHTPAADSIKNRLRKSTELGHKVQNFVIEEPESASIRTMHNLAAKSWAAEMELEETPSPEF, encoded by the exons ATGGACTCCGGTCGCTTGCCTCATGGCGATCATGATCGGTCGGCGTTGAACCTTCCTATTATTTCCAACAATTTCACTAGATCTTCCCCAGCGAAGTCGTCAAAATTTGAAGTCCCTACTGGTGATGAGAAAAACCCTAGTGGTATCGATAAGACAGTCATGGTGGAGGAGGGTGTTCCCACCAGCGCGAAAGAGGCTCCAATCTCCTCTTCAGGGAAGACAAATACTATGAATTATGCTGCTGCTTTAGGTCCACGGGTAAGAAAACCGGATCTTCCTGCTCATAGATTTCAGGCCCTTCACACCTCTTCCTCAGGAGGCATCGATACTTTGAAGATTCCCTCTGATTTCTTACAACAACGTGTTATGGAATTTAAGTTTGCTCTCATAGGGAGATTGATGTTACGTAAAGGTTCGAAACCTAGGCTTACACAAGATCTAAAGGCTGAATTACAAAAATTTTGGAATACTTCTCAAGAATGGCAGTTGATACCGATGGGAAAAGGGTTCTTTACCCTAAAATTTAGTTCGATGGCTGACAAAAAGGTGGCTAAGGAGAAGCTAAATCTTGATATATCTAACGGTTGTCTGCGTCTCAGGGAATGGGTTCCGAAATTTGACCCCTATAAAGAGTGCTCTTTAttggctcaagtttgggtgcgcATTTACTATTTGCCTATTGAATTGTGGCATCCGGAAGTGATAGCGGCTGTTGGACGTTACTTGGGAAATCCGATCCGCATTGATGGCGGTTCGGCGGACAGGGATGTGGGTCACTATGCTCGGGCCTTAATTGAAATTGATCTCGCCTTACCCCTTCGAGAATCCTTAATGATTGATGAGGATAATAGCTCCATCTATATTGAGTTCAGTTATGAGTCGTTGCCTACGTTTTGCAATCACTGCAAAATAGTTGGTCATACACCAGATAAATGCAGAAAACTTAAGCAGAGGGAAGATCTTAAGAACAAGAAAAAGATGGGAGAAACGAGTTTGGGTGACAAAGATGGAGGCTTGACCCAAGATAGGCAACA GTCTACAGTTGACACCTCGAAGAAGTGCTCAGAGGGAGATAGTGCGGCTCGGGTTGCCGCGACTGAGACTTCTAGGAGCAAGGAGCAGACTGATATTCCTAACAAGGTTGCTACTGGCAACTCTTTCCTGGCTCTTTCGGATACTGAACAGACGGGTCCGGATTTGCTTGAACAGATCTTGGTGGACACATCGGAGACGAAGCATGACAACATCATTAACATTGATCCTGATCAAGATGGGCAACAATCTGATACCCTCAGACTGAAAGGTGGGATGTCCCAGGATCACAATTCTGATCTCAAGGTTCTTGCGCTTGAGAATGCTGTGAAGATTCAAAAATTGGAGGCCTACATTCAAGAGCAGGAGGTCAACAAGAGACGTGGAAGGCCTTCGGGTTCGAGAAGAGGAGGAAAAACTCTTCATACGCCTGCAGCTGACTCTATTAAGAACAGACTCAGAAAATCCACAGAATTGGGACATAAGGTTCAGAACTTTGTCATTGAAGAGCCAGAGAGTGCGAGTATACGCACGATGCATAACTTGGCAGCTAAAAGCTGGGCGGCGGAAATGGAGCTGGAGGAAACTCCATCTCCAGAGTTTTGA
- the LOC130999897 gene encoding uncharacterized protein LOC130999897 yields the protein MKEHCRSFSPIVVGIIEPKKGLHKVSNNYWHSLNLSPRHQNCRAPRWPNIWFLAQPTVVTNIIFSSEQAIVSDCLWQNINFRVAVVHGANDSILRRDLWYDLLHFVDGQTFFIGDFNAVKGAHERFSSVMPSRASCSEFCRFIDDTGFLEPQSTGLQFSWSGRRFLPTHVESLLDRALISPTFADLWSSVITQVLPRTSSDHSPIVLRCNSLTTPGRKLFRFLNMWTAHPDFLEVVGTSWKESVNTPCPILMVMLKLKRLKGVLRAWNKTGFGHVDMKLADLQNDLLRIQGCISREGYTDSYFDEEISKQAEISTMLSRKNVHMQQQSRIAWLNDGDRNTAFFHRMLKYCHSGLMISHLDIDGVAEYDQSAIESHIVDHFTTLFSQGEADEIDLAHLEANIDLQVSLEQNKELIEIPSDLEISNSVLNMDAHSAPGPDSFAGMFYHTCWNIIKEDIIRAVRCFFLNSYMPNGCNVNTLILIPKSDSVSTVSDLRPIILSNFFFKIISKILAVLLNKVASVTVSPN from the coding sequence ATGAAGGAGCATTGCCGCTCCTTCTCCCCGATTGTCGTTGGTATCATTGAACCCAAAAAGGGTCTTCACAAAGTTTCGAACAATTACTGGCACTCTCTCAATCTTTCTCCTCGGCACCAGAATTGTAGGGCGCCTCGTTGGCCTAATATTTGGTTCCTTGCGCAACCGACGGTGGttactaatattattttctCCTCGGAACAGGCTATTGTTTCTGACTGTTTATGGCAGAATATCAACTTCAGGGTTGCCGTGGTTCATGGTGCTAACGACTCTATCCTCCGGCGAGATCTTTGGTATGATCTTCTTCATTTTGTAGATGGTCAAACTTTCTTCATTGGTGACTTTAACGCGGTTAAAGGAGCGCATGAGCGTTTTAGCTCGGTTATGCCCTCCCGTGCTTCTTGTTCAGAGTTTTGCAGATTTATAGATGATACGGGTTTTCTTGAACCTCAATCCACTGGCCTTCAGTTCTCTTGGTCTGGCCGACGCTTCTTGCCAACGCATGTGGAGTCCCTGTTGGACAGGGCGCTTATCTCTCCTACCTTCGCTGATCTTTGGAGTTCGGTCATCACTCAAGTGCTCCCCAGAACCTCTTCCGATCACTCTCCCATTGTGCTCCGTTGCAACTCGCTTACAACTCCTGGGAGGAAATTGTTTCGGTTCTTGAATATGTGGACTGCCCATCCGGATTTTTTGGAGGTTGTGGGAACTTCCTGGAAAGAGAGTGTCAACACGCCTTGCCCTATCCTCATGGTTATGCTGAAACTTAAGCGGCTTAAGGGAGTTCTCCGTGCTTGGAATAAAACTGGGTTTGGTCACGTGGACATGAAACTTGCTGATCTGCAAAACGATTTACTCAGAATTCAGGGTTGTATTTCTCGTGAAGGGTACACGGACTCCTATTTCGATGAGGAGATCTCGAAACAAGCGGAGATAAGCACGATGCTCTCTAGAAAAAATGTTCACATGCAGCAGCAAAGCCGGATTGCTTGGCTTAATGACGGCGATAGGAACACTGCGTTCTTTCACAGAATGCTGAAGTATTGCCACTCTGGCTTGATGATCAGCCATCTTGACATCGATGGTGTGGCTGAGTACGATCAATCTGCCATTGAATCTCACATTGTGGATCACTTCACTACGCTGTTCTCGCAAGGGGAAGCGGATGAGATTGATTTGGCTCATCTGGAAGCTAATATTGATCTGCAGGTTTCTTTGGAGCAGAATAAAGAGTTGATAGAGATTCCCTCGGATTTGGAGATCTCTAATTCGGTCCTTAATATGGACGCCCACAGCGCCCCAGGCCCTGATAGCTTTGCCGGCATGTTCTATCACACGTGCTGGAATATTATTAAAGAGGATATTATTAGAGCGGTACGTTGTTTTTTCCTCAATTCATACATGCCGAATGGATGCAATGTTAATACTCTCATCTTGATCCCGAAATCGGATTCGGTTTCCACGGTGTCGGATCTTCGACCGATAATCCTCTCGAACTTCTTTTTCAAgatcatctccaagattttggcGGTTCTTTTAAATAAAGTGGCTTCAGTAACGGTTTCTCCTAATTAA